A single genomic interval of Amycolatopsis albispora harbors:
- a CDS encoding CatB-related O-acetyltransferase: protein MPLPDPTVLHPMPGQSRVVLLKPLVTSPLIEAGEFTYYDDPGDATAFETRNVLYHYGPEKLVIGRFCAIGTGVRFIMNGANHRMDGPSTFPFPIMGGSWADHFDLITGLPGRGDTVVGHDVWFGYGVTVMPGVRIGHGAIIASGSVVTSDVPDYGIAGGNPARLIRTRYTPAEIGRLLEIAWWDWPLEHLTRHLRTVMSGSVDELAAAVP from the coding sequence ATGCCGCTGCCCGATCCGACGGTGCTCCACCCGATGCCCGGCCAGTCGCGGGTGGTGCTGCTCAAGCCGCTGGTGACCTCGCCGCTGATCGAGGCCGGGGAGTTCACCTACTACGACGACCCCGGCGACGCCACCGCGTTCGAAACCCGCAACGTGCTCTACCACTACGGCCCGGAAAAGCTGGTGATCGGCCGGTTCTGCGCGATCGGCACCGGCGTGCGGTTCATCATGAACGGCGCCAACCACCGCATGGACGGCCCGTCCACCTTTCCCTTCCCGATCATGGGCGGCTCGTGGGCGGACCACTTCGACCTGATCACCGGGCTGCCCGGGCGCGGGGACACCGTGGTCGGCCACGACGTGTGGTTCGGCTACGGCGTGACGGTGATGCCCGGCGTGCGCATCGGCCACGGCGCGATCATCGCGTCGGGCTCGGTGGTCACCTCGGACGTGCCCGACTACGGGATCGCCGGCGGCAACCCGGCGCGGCTCATCCGCACCCGGTACACCCCCGCGGAAATCGGGCGCCTGCTGGAGATCGCCTGGTGGGACTGGCCGCTCGAGCACCTCACCAGGCACCTGCGGACGGTCATGTCCGGCAGCGTGGACGAACTCGCCGCGGCCGTTCCGTAG
- a CDS encoding class I SAM-dependent methyltransferase, producing MPVENDYDLFAEAYTAENETSLINAYYTLPAMLDLAGEVAGRRILDAGCGAGPLLAQLRDRGAVVSGFDASARMLELARRRLGGDADLRVADITAPLPYPDSAFDDVVSALVLHYLEDWSAPLAELRRVLRPGGRLILAVNHPLLYKLVHPGSDYFAIAKWSDEYTFDGQKAELTYWHRPLHAMTGAFTEAGFRTAVISEPPPGPGARERFPEELAGKQAFLCFLFFVLEAV from the coding sequence ATGCCCGTGGAAAACGACTACGACCTCTTCGCCGAGGCGTACACCGCCGAAAACGAGACCAGCCTGATCAACGCGTACTACACGCTGCCGGCCATGCTGGACCTGGCCGGCGAGGTGGCCGGACGGCGGATCCTCGACGCGGGCTGCGGCGCCGGTCCCCTGCTGGCCCAGCTGCGCGACCGGGGCGCGGTCGTGTCCGGCTTCGACGCCAGCGCCAGGATGCTGGAGCTGGCCCGGCGGCGGCTCGGCGGTGACGCGGACCTACGCGTCGCCGACATCACCGCGCCCCTGCCATACCCGGACAGTGCGTTCGACGACGTCGTGTCCGCGCTGGTGCTGCACTACCTGGAGGACTGGAGCGCGCCGCTGGCCGAGCTGCGGCGCGTGCTGCGGCCCGGCGGCAGGCTGATCCTGGCGGTCAACCACCCGCTGCTCTACAAGCTGGTCCACCCCGGTAGCGACTACTTCGCCATCGCCAAGTGGTCCGACGAGTACACCTTCGACGGGCAGAAAGCCGAGCTGACCTACTGGCACCGGCCGCTGCACGCGATGACCGGCGCCTTCACCGAAGCCGGTTTCCGGACGGCGGTCATCAGCGAGCCGCCGCCGGGGCCGGGTGCCCGCGAGCGCTTCCCCGAAGAGCTCGCGGGCAAGCAGGCCTTCCTGTGCTTCCTGTTCTTCGTGCTGGAAGCCGTCTAG
- a CDS encoding LamG-like jellyroll fold domain-containing protein has protein sequence MPDSRQLARRSLLRAAAVTPAVAASSALWPGFSAPAAQAAEASGPVDPRDPRFTLAVMPDTQYLFDEGGSDPGPVREALMHLMRRRREDNIVFLAHLGDVTEHGTEAEMRAADEVFRSIDGRLPYSMLAGNHDVPGNSDDQRGATPYLRTFGPDRFRRMPTYGGSSPDGYHSFHVLTGGGRQWLLLALDWRASERGIAWAQGVLDSHPTLPTILTTHEVVAADDAGQASLSGYGDLLWNRLIRGNDQIFLALNGHYWPCGRTTLTNDAGHPVHLHITNYQDRYYGGAGMVRYYRFDLARGVIDVETFSPWLRGLPADRREPLQAEHAELSGDVERFTVEIDFEQRFAAFAPPVVPPPRPPSAVLVPGTVAYWRFDAAGSTPGPDGSPVAPGTVARDLTGHGNDLRAELLHQSAPEVLTWSAEHHRAQPAHASLRFDGGKGPDRGAVLRTGPGAPINGMAFLEGYTIETFIKLPEPFTGDHAFMGILSWEGRAGDAGKTSGWSPEEPTCSLNLSGERFLQFVVYPKHTDADPTSWSHALPTGRWTHVAVVNDGRRTIVYVDGSPIARNASEESRGIATLGKPFVIGATQFALSYGHGFYGWVGDTRVVARALRPEQFLRA, from the coding sequence GTGCCCGACTCGCGTCAGCTCGCCCGCCGTTCCCTGCTCCGGGCCGCGGCCGTCACGCCCGCCGTCGCCGCTTCTTCGGCGCTGTGGCCCGGCTTTTCCGCACCGGCCGCACAGGCCGCGGAAGCCAGCGGCCCGGTCGATCCGCGCGACCCGCGGTTCACGCTCGCCGTCATGCCCGACACCCAGTACCTGTTCGACGAGGGCGGGTCCGACCCGGGTCCGGTGCGCGAGGCGCTGATGCACCTGATGAGACGACGGCGTGAGGACAACATCGTGTTCCTGGCGCACCTCGGCGACGTCACCGAGCACGGCACCGAAGCCGAGATGCGCGCCGCCGACGAGGTGTTCCGGTCGATCGACGGCAGGCTGCCCTACAGCATGCTCGCCGGGAACCACGACGTGCCCGGCAACAGCGACGACCAGCGCGGCGCCACCCCGTACCTGCGGACCTTCGGGCCGGACCGGTTCCGCCGGATGCCCACCTACGGCGGCTCGTCGCCGGACGGGTACCACAGCTTCCACGTGCTCACCGGCGGCGGCAGGCAGTGGCTGCTGCTCGCGCTCGACTGGCGTGCCTCCGAACGCGGTATCGCCTGGGCGCAGGGTGTGCTGGACAGCCACCCCACCCTGCCCACGATCCTGACCACGCACGAGGTCGTCGCGGCGGACGACGCGGGGCAGGCCTCGCTGTCCGGGTACGGCGACCTGCTGTGGAACCGGCTGATCCGCGGCAACGACCAGATCTTCCTCGCGCTCAACGGGCACTACTGGCCGTGCGGGCGCACCACGCTGACCAACGACGCGGGCCACCCGGTCCACCTGCACATCACCAACTACCAGGACCGCTACTACGGCGGCGCGGGCATGGTGCGGTACTACCGGTTCGACCTGGCGCGCGGCGTGATCGACGTGGAGACCTTCTCGCCGTGGCTGCGCGGGCTGCCCGCGGACCGGCGTGAGCCGCTGCAGGCCGAGCACGCCGAGCTGAGCGGGGACGTCGAGCGGTTCACCGTGGAAATCGACTTCGAGCAGCGGTTCGCCGCGTTCGCGCCGCCGGTGGTGCCGCCGCCGCGCCCGCCGTCCGCGGTGCTGGTGCCGGGCACGGTGGCCTACTGGCGGTTCGACGCGGCGGGCAGCACCCCCGGCCCGGACGGCTCGCCGGTCGCGCCGGGCACCGTCGCCCGCGACCTCACCGGCCACGGCAACGACCTGCGCGCGGAACTGCTGCACCAGAGCGCGCCCGAGGTGCTCACCTGGTCGGCCGAGCACCACCGCGCCCAGCCCGCGCACGCCAGCCTCCGCTTCGACGGCGGCAAGGGCCCCGACCGCGGCGCGGTGCTGCGGACCGGACCGGGCGCGCCGATCAACGGCATGGCCTTCCTGGAGGGCTACACCATCGAGACGTTCATCAAGCTGCCCGAGCCGTTCACCGGCGACCACGCGTTCATGGGCATTCTCAGCTGGGAGGGCCGCGCCGGGGACGCGGGCAAGACCAGCGGCTGGTCGCCGGAGGAGCCGACGTGCAGCCTGAACCTCTCCGGTGAGCGGTTCCTGCAGTTCGTGGTCTACCCGAAGCACACCGACGCCGACCCGACGTCGTGGAGCCACGCGCTGCCGACCGGCCGCTGGACCCACGTCGCCGTGGTCAACGACGGCCGCCGCACGATCGTCTACGTCGACGGCTCACCGATCGCCCGCAACGCGAGCGAGGAGTCGCGGGGCATCGCCACGCTCGGCAAGCCGTTTGTCATCGGCGCCACGCAGTTCGCGCTGTCCTACGGGCACGGCTTCTACGGCTGGGTCGGCGACACCCGGGTGGTGGCGAGGGCGCTGAGGCCGGAGCAGTTCCTCCGGGCCTGA
- a CDS encoding NADP-dependent oxidoreductase produces the protein MKAITQAAYGGPEQLTLTEHPEPKVAPSEVLIEVKAAGVNPVDWKLGAGYLDSLMEVHFPLVPGWDVAGVITALGPDVPEFAVGDEVYGYIRKDSAHLGAYAERVSANVRMLARKPASLSWSQAAGVPLAGLTALQSIDRTGVTSGDTVLVHGASGGVGSLGVQIAVARGARVIGTASERNHEYLRSLGAEPITYGDGLADRVKALAPEGVDVVLDFVGGGAVRASVEVHRDRSRLVSIADGDVVGLGGQALWVRPDSAGLAELGRLADEGKLAVHVEHELPLAEAARAWELSQAGRTRGKIVLTV, from the coding sequence ATGAAGGCGATCACGCAGGCCGCTTACGGCGGCCCCGAGCAGCTCACCCTGACCGAACACCCGGAACCGAAGGTCGCGCCCAGCGAGGTGCTGATCGAGGTCAAGGCCGCCGGGGTGAACCCGGTGGACTGGAAGCTGGGCGCGGGTTATCTCGACTCGCTGATGGAGGTCCACTTCCCGCTCGTACCCGGGTGGGACGTGGCCGGGGTGATCACCGCGCTCGGCCCGGACGTGCCGGAATTCGCCGTCGGTGACGAGGTGTACGGCTACATCCGCAAGGACTCCGCGCACCTCGGGGCGTACGCGGAACGCGTGTCGGCGAACGTGCGCATGCTCGCGCGCAAGCCCGCCTCGCTGAGCTGGTCGCAGGCGGCCGGGGTGCCGCTCGCCGGGCTCACCGCGCTGCAGTCGATCGACCGCACCGGGGTCACCTCCGGGGACACCGTGCTGGTGCACGGCGCGTCCGGTGGCGTGGGTTCGCTCGGCGTGCAGATCGCCGTGGCCCGCGGTGCGCGCGTGATCGGCACGGCGAGCGAGCGCAACCACGAGTACCTGCGCTCGCTCGGCGCGGAGCCGATCACCTACGGCGACGGCCTCGCCGACCGGGTGAAGGCGCTGGCGCCCGAAGGGGTGGACGTGGTGCTGGACTTCGTCGGTGGTGGCGCGGTGCGGGCCTCGGTGGAGGTGCACCGGGACCGGTCGCGGCTGGTGTCCATTGCGGACGGTGACGTGGTCGGGCTGGGCGGCCAGGCGCTGTGGGTCCGCCCGGATTCGGCCGGGCTGGCCGAACTCGGGCGCCTGGCGGACGAGGGCAAGCTCGCCGTGCACGTCGAACACGAACTGCCGCTGGCCGAGGCGGCGCGCGCCTGGGAACTGAGCCAGGCGGGGCGGACGCGCGGCAAGATCGTGCTGACCGTCTGA
- a CDS encoding MerR family transcriptional regulator, with protein MSGKMGRVITIGQLARYVGVSAKTIRVYHNKGLLPEPPRDASGYRRYDAGHAIDLVKIRTLAEAGVPLARIRELRAATEEEFQETLTRLDADLTERIAALQATQERLRRLAHGRLLALPAEVRAHLDQLPRLGFSERWVELQTDLWILVYATQPGTASALFHEQAQMLTDPVLREMFLDYDHAHDLDPHDPRIDALARRAVQATRARYGTGDLPGQDTGTEIPAMIQAAVNASSPAWQRIDALIREQLGLR; from the coding sequence GTGAGTGGGAAGATGGGCCGGGTGATCACCATCGGCCAGCTGGCCCGGTACGTCGGGGTGTCGGCGAAGACGATTCGCGTCTACCACAACAAGGGCCTGCTGCCCGAGCCGCCGCGTGACGCCTCCGGTTACCGGCGCTACGACGCCGGGCACGCGATCGACCTGGTCAAGATCCGCACGCTGGCCGAGGCCGGGGTGCCGCTGGCCCGCATCCGCGAACTGCGCGCGGCCACCGAAGAAGAGTTCCAGGAGACGCTGACCCGCCTCGACGCCGACCTCACCGAGCGCATCGCCGCGCTGCAGGCCACCCAGGAACGCCTCCGGCGGCTGGCCCACGGCCGCCTGCTGGCGCTGCCCGCGGAGGTCAGGGCGCATCTGGACCAGCTGCCGCGCCTCGGGTTCAGCGAACGGTGGGTCGAGTTGCAGACGGACCTGTGGATCCTCGTGTACGCCACCCAACCCGGCACGGCGAGCGCGCTGTTCCACGAGCAGGCCCAGATGCTCACCGATCCCGTGCTGCGCGAGATGTTCCTCGACTACGACCACGCGCACGACCTCGATCCCCACGATCCGCGCATCGACGCGCTCGCCCGGCGGGCCGTCCAGGCCACCCGCGCGCGGTACGGCACCGGTGACCTGCCCGGCCAGGACACCGGCACCGAGATCCCCGCGATGATCCAGGCCGCGGTCAACGCCTCTTCCCCGGCGTGGCAACGGATCGACGCCCTGATCCGGGAACAACTCGGCCTCCGCTGA
- a CDS encoding TetR/AcrR family transcriptional regulator, giving the protein MPTGVALRAVRAQLFEAADRVLRRAGPSGLTSRAVTTEAGCAKGVLHRHFADFDAFLAEYVLDRVERMDEQAAKLRESAGTGTVADNVTDALIAVFGSVAVAIVALITFRDELRARLRETWPAGVPVLTEAVELVRDYLAAEQDLGRVSGDVDGLAPTLIGSAHLLFADRTGPAPDREAVRATVVTVLGH; this is encoded by the coding sequence ATGCCGACCGGGGTCGCGTTGCGCGCGGTGCGAGCGCAGCTGTTCGAAGCCGCCGACCGCGTGCTGCGCCGTGCCGGGCCGAGCGGGCTGACCAGCCGCGCGGTGACCACCGAAGCGGGCTGCGCGAAGGGCGTGCTGCACCGGCACTTCGCCGATTTCGACGCCTTCCTCGCCGAATACGTGCTCGACCGCGTGGAGCGCATGGACGAGCAGGCGGCGAAGCTGCGGGAGTCGGCGGGCACCGGGACCGTCGCCGACAACGTGACCGACGCGCTGATCGCCGTCTTCGGCTCGGTCGCGGTGGCGATCGTCGCGCTGATCACCTTCCGGGACGAACTGCGGGCGCGCCTGCGCGAGACCTGGCCGGCGGGCGTGCCGGTGCTGACCGAGGCGGTCGAGCTGGTCCGGGACTATCTCGCCGCCGAACAGGACCTCGGCCGGGTCAGCGGGGACGTCGACGGCCTGGCGCCGACCCTGATCGGCTCGGCGCACCTGCTCTTCGCCGACCGGACGGGCCCCGCACCGGACCGCGAGGCGGTGCGCGCCACGGTCGTCACCGTGCTCGGCCACTAG
- a CDS encoding class I SAM-dependent methyltransferase — MPTIGESFGIDAERYDRMRPSYPGALIDSILAASPGKEVLDVGCGTGIAARQFQAAGCTVLGVEPDERMARFARTTGVEVEVATIETWEPGDRRFDAVIAGQAWHWVDPVAGAAKVARVLRPGGTFTAFWHVFVAPGEVNDAFVTAFERVNPGSPFNFRGVAERGYQPLIDRTADGLRTAGGFGTPEQGSFAWERHYSRDEWLDHLPTTGALTQLPAEPLAVVLTEVGAAIDAIGGGFTMRSTTESITAVRDAPGAA, encoded by the coding sequence ATGCCCACTATAGGTGAGTCGTTCGGCATCGACGCCGAACGCTACGACCGCATGCGCCCGAGCTATCCCGGCGCGCTCATCGACAGCATCCTCGCGGCGAGCCCCGGCAAGGAGGTCCTCGACGTCGGCTGCGGCACCGGGATCGCGGCCCGCCAGTTCCAGGCGGCCGGGTGCACCGTGCTCGGGGTCGAACCCGACGAGCGGATGGCACGGTTCGCCCGCACCACCGGCGTCGAGGTCGAGGTGGCGACCATCGAAACCTGGGAACCCGGCGACCGGCGCTTCGACGCGGTGATCGCCGGGCAGGCCTGGCACTGGGTGGATCCGGTCGCGGGCGCCGCCAAGGTGGCCCGCGTGCTCCGGCCCGGCGGCACGTTCACCGCGTTCTGGCACGTGTTCGTCGCACCCGGCGAGGTCAACGACGCGTTCGTGACCGCCTTCGAGCGGGTGAATCCCGGCTCCCCGTTCAACTTCCGCGGGGTGGCCGAGCGCGGCTACCAGCCGCTGATCGACCGGACCGCCGACGGTCTCCGGACCGCGGGCGGGTTCGGCACGCCCGAGCAGGGCAGCTTCGCCTGGGAACGGCACTACAGCCGGGACGAATGGCTCGACCACCTGCCGACCACCGGCGCGCTCACGCAACTGCCCGCGGAACCGCTCGCCGTCGTGCTGACCGAGGTCGGTGCCGCCATCGACGCCATCGGCGGTGGTTTCACCATGCGCTCCACCACCGAGTCGATCACCGCGGTGCGCGATGCACCCGGCGCTGCTTGA
- a CDS encoding LLM class flavin-dependent oxidoreductase — protein MRYSINIPNFGDFADARTVAKAAKAAEDAGWDALFVWDHVVHDKAERRGQPFGDPWMLLTAAALATSRLRLGTLVTPVARRRPEQLARQVATLDALSDGRVIFSAGVGGPIEDEFGSFGDVVDPVELAERLDEGLGLLDRYWSGTRVDHEGRHYRVREVELLPATVQQPRPPVWIAGVWPNRRPMRRAAAWDGVVPLFKTASHGHPPAVEEVRDVVAYVTEHRTAPGPFEVVVGGVSPGDAAAARALVAPLADAGATWWDERQLQESDDLHRFDAVLRRIEAGPPKVP, from the coding sequence GTGCGCTATTCGATCAACATCCCGAACTTCGGCGACTTCGCCGACGCCAGGACGGTCGCGAAGGCGGCCAAGGCCGCCGAGGACGCGGGGTGGGACGCCCTGTTCGTCTGGGACCACGTCGTGCACGACAAGGCGGAGCGCCGCGGGCAGCCCTTCGGTGATCCGTGGATGCTGCTGACCGCCGCCGCACTGGCCACCTCGCGGCTCCGGCTCGGCACGCTCGTCACGCCGGTGGCGCGGCGCCGTCCCGAGCAGCTCGCGCGCCAGGTGGCCACGCTCGACGCGCTCAGCGACGGCCGGGTGATCTTCAGCGCGGGCGTCGGCGGCCCGATCGAGGACGAGTTCGGCAGCTTCGGTGACGTGGTCGATCCGGTGGAGCTGGCCGAGCGTCTCGACGAGGGCCTCGGCCTGCTCGACCGGTACTGGTCCGGCACGCGCGTGGACCACGAGGGACGGCACTACCGCGTGCGCGAAGTCGAACTGCTGCCCGCCACCGTGCAGCAGCCGCGGCCGCCGGTGTGGATCGCCGGGGTGTGGCCGAACCGCCGCCCGATGCGCCGCGCGGCGGCCTGGGACGGGGTGGTGCCGCTGTTCAAGACCGCTTCGCACGGCCACCCGCCCGCCGTCGAAGAGGTTCGTGACGTGGTGGCCTACGTGACCGAGCACCGCACGGCGCCCGGTCCGTTCGAAGTGGTGGTCGGCGGGGTCAGTCCCGGTGACGCCGCCGCGGCCCGCGCGCTGGTCGCCCCGCTCGCCGACGCCGGCGCGACCTGGTGGGACGAACGGCAGCTCCAGGAAAGCGACGACCTGCACCGCTTCGACGCGGTCCTGCGGCGCATCGAAGCCGGGCCGCCGAAGGTCCCGTGA
- a CDS encoding MFS transporter, giving the protein MDDQPAPRQAVVEDERTIRRATTAATLGNIAEWYDFGIYSYLAAVALDRVFFPDAGAWATVFTLGTFAAAFVVRPLGGFILGPLGDRIGRTKVLAGTVLLMAVATVLLGLVPGYGTIGIAAPLLVLFIRMLQGFSAGGEYTGALTLVAEYAPDRRRGFFGSWLEFGTLVGYTLGAGICAILIAVLPEDDLLSWGWRIPFMLALPVGVVGIYLRVRLEETPAFRQLMERSPAMATMSLRRAFHILVTRYRSAALIAGGLVIAWNVTNYVLTNYVPAYLTGTLPDHGHHGTSESVSTALQVGVMLAMLCVVVFLGRLSDRIGRKPILATGSLALVLLGLPSVWLLQSGPAGQVAGLLIMGFTLVCFAAVTPSTLPALFPTFIRYGSLAIIFNIFVSAFAGTAPTVIGVAVTTSGNLDWPGYYLIGAGVIGLLATLWLKEPAGQPLAGAAPLASSADLPSPELSETGVPLENPRQ; this is encoded by the coding sequence ATGGACGACCAGCCCGCACCCCGCCAGGCCGTGGTCGAGGACGAGCGCACGATCCGCCGCGCGACCACCGCGGCCACACTGGGAAATATCGCCGAATGGTACGACTTCGGCATTTATTCCTATCTCGCCGCGGTCGCACTTGATCGCGTTTTCTTTCCCGACGCCGGTGCCTGGGCGACGGTTTTCACCCTGGGCACTTTCGCCGCCGCTTTTGTGGTGCGCCCGCTCGGCGGATTCATTCTCGGCCCGCTCGGCGACCGGATCGGCCGCACCAAGGTGCTGGCCGGGACGGTGCTGCTGATGGCGGTGGCCACGGTCCTGCTCGGGCTGGTGCCCGGGTACGGCACGATCGGCATCGCCGCGCCACTGCTGGTGTTGTTCATCCGGATGCTGCAGGGTTTCTCGGCCGGTGGTGAATACACCGGCGCGCTCACCCTGGTCGCCGAATACGCCCCGGACCGCAGGCGCGGCTTTTTCGGCAGCTGGCTCGAATTCGGCACGCTGGTCGGCTACACGCTCGGCGCCGGGATCTGCGCGATCCTGATCGCCGTGCTGCCCGAGGACGACCTGCTGTCGTGGGGCTGGCGGATCCCGTTCATGCTGGCGCTGCCGGTCGGCGTGGTCGGCATCTACCTGCGGGTCCGGCTGGAGGAGACGCCGGCGTTCCGCCAGCTGATGGAACGCTCACCGGCGATGGCCACCATGTCGCTGCGCCGCGCCTTCCACATCCTGGTCACCCGCTACCGCTCGGCGGCGCTGATCGCCGGTGGGCTGGTGATCGCCTGGAACGTCACCAACTACGTGCTGACCAACTACGTGCCTGCTTATCTCACCGGCACGCTGCCGGACCACGGGCACCACGGCACCAGCGAGTCGGTGTCCACCGCGCTGCAGGTCGGCGTGATGCTGGCGATGCTGTGCGTGGTGGTGTTCCTCGGCAGGCTCAGCGACCGGATCGGCCGCAAGCCGATCCTGGCCACCGGCAGCCTGGCGCTGGTGCTGCTCGGGCTGCCGTCGGTGTGGCTGCTGCAGAGCGGGCCCGCCGGGCAGGTCGCCGGGCTGCTGATCATGGGTTTCACGCTGGTGTGCTTCGCCGCGGTGACCCCGTCGACGCTGCCCGCGTTGTTCCCCACGTTCATCCGCTACGGCAGCCTGGCGATCATCTTCAACATCTTCGTGTCCGCGTTCGCCGGCACCGCGCCCACGGTGATCGGCGTGGCCGTGACGACCTCGGGCAATCTCGACTGGCCCGGCTACTACCTCATCGGCGCCGGGGTGATCGGGCTGCTCGCCACGCTCTGGCTCAAGGAACCGGCCGGGCAGCCGCTGGCCGGGGCGGCGCCGCTCGCCTCCAGCGCCGACCTGCCGTCGCCGGAACTGTCGGAAACCGGTGTGCCGCTGGAAAATCCGCGTCAGTAG
- a CDS encoding DUF1540 domain-containing protein, with amino-acid sequence MTTTEMPAVRECTVTGCSYNHDGCHAYAITVGGSNGAADCDTFVALNTKGGLDKVVAQVGACTRSDCVHNSGLECTASGVRVGPGTGDHAANCLTYQPS; translated from the coding sequence ATGACCACCACCGAAATGCCCGCCGTGCGCGAGTGCACGGTCACCGGGTGCTCCTACAACCACGACGGCTGCCACGCGTACGCCATCACCGTCGGCGGCAGCAACGGTGCCGCCGACTGCGACACCTTCGTCGCGCTGAACACCAAGGGCGGCCTGGACAAGGTCGTCGCACAGGTCGGGGCGTGCACGCGCTCGGACTGCGTGCACAACTCCGGTCTCGAGTGCACCGCCTCCGGCGTGCGCGTCGGCCCCGGCACCGGCGACCACGCGGCGAACTGCCTGACCTACCAGCCCTCCTGA
- a CDS encoding GNAT family N-acetyltransferase, with the protein MTVDGRLVAAADLLEGYPDARTAVLGMLVVDPDRRGQGLGTGLLLGLGAELAGRDIERMRVDCHVAENARAVTLLARLGFTEVSREEITVAAGQNRTRVLWAAGLPLRVQPPAG; encoded by the coding sequence GTGACCGTCGACGGCCGCCTGGTCGCCGCCGCCGATCTGCTGGAGGGCTATCCCGACGCGCGCACGGCGGTGCTGGGCATGCTGGTGGTCGACCCGGACCGGCGTGGGCAGGGCCTGGGCACCGGACTGCTGCTGGGTCTCGGCGCGGAACTGGCCGGGCGGGACATCGAGCGGATGCGCGTGGACTGCCACGTCGCCGAGAACGCCCGGGCCGTGACGCTGCTGGCGCGGCTCGGCTTCACCGAGGTGTCCCGCGAGGAGATCACCGTGGCCGCCGGGCAGAACCGCACCCGGGTGCTGTGGGCGGCCGGCCTCCCGCTCCGCGTCCAGCCGCCTGCCGGGTGA